The Candidatus Thorarchaeota archaeon genome has a segment encoding these proteins:
- a CDS encoding V-type ATP synthase subunit D → MSKILPGTKTTRMELLRLRNRMRLAERGHDLLKEKRDSLIMEFFNAIAEIKEARSQVDSALSEAFSSLTKAKMIMGPSRVVEFSYASRIETDMDISTRSMMGVRVPLISIRQRFPELPYSLVDSSSQLDSMSSKFAAALKAIARLAEIESTVRRLALEIERTKRRVSALESVVIPRLEATAQFIKLALEEREREDFYRIKLVKQQLVHA, encoded by the coding sequence ATGAGCAAGATACTGCCCGGCACCAAGACCACTCGCATGGAACTTCTCCGACTCAGGAACCGCATGCGACTTGCCGAGCGTGGTCACGATTTGCTCAAAGAGAAGAGAGACTCGCTGATCATGGAGTTCTTCAATGCTATAGCCGAGATCAAGGAGGCTAGGTCTCAGGTCGACTCGGCTCTCTCCGAAGCCTTTTCGTCTCTCACCAAGGCAAAGATGATAATGGGCCCTTCTCGCGTGGTGGAGTTCTCTTACGCTAGCAGAATTGAAACTGACATGGACATCTCGACGCGATCCATGATGGGCGTCCGTGTACCTTTGATATCCATCCGACAACGTTTTCCGGAGCTGCCTTACTCGCTCGTCGACTCGAGCTCGCAACTCGACTCCATGAGCAGCAAGTTCGCTGCAGCTCTTAAGGCAATAGCACGACTTGCTGAAATCGAATCGACAGTCCGACGATTGGCTCTGGAGATTGAACGAACCAAGCGAAGGGTTTCAGCACTCGAATCAGTTGTGATTCCCAGGCTTGAGGCCACAGCACAATTCATCAAACTCGCATTGGAGGAACGGGAGCGTGAGGACTTCTATCGCATCAAACTTGTAAAGCAGCAGCTAGTCCACGCCTAG
- the iorA gene encoding indolepyruvate ferredoxin oxidoreductase subunit alpha, whose protein sequence is MSKASTLLQNEVGRRVLLLANESIARGVLEAGVRLVACYPGTPSSEIGNTLSQMSPSLENFYFEFSVNEKVALEVAGAAAVSGVRSMMICKGPGLNVAADPLLSLAYVGVRAGMVIVVADDPSMWSSQNENDSRYYALMSNTPMFEPSDPEESKSMLLQAYEISERLQLPVLLRTTTRVNHTRAPVELGPIRDRPDKVEFQKEPFRFVPIPSVARNRHLWLLGQIKVAQEISETTPLNFTVGQGKLGILTSGVSYCYVLESLASMNLNAEVLKLGMTHPVPERMLVEFMRRHRQLVVVEELEPFLETHARRLAQLHSVDVEIQGKEQGYFPRTYEYSPSIVRDGLRRCITGDTATDLQRTERTDTGLSSLPPRPPLLCAGCPHRATYYAIRTATKGKAIYPSDIGCYTLSISPPLETADLLFDMGSSITTACGIAQVTGQDVVATIGDSTFFASGLPGVANAVYNSHPVCIVVLDNRTTAMTGHQPHPGTGLTGMQQKVEPLDIATVCRGLGVKNVRTVRPFASLANLVKEVRELVSWVRNNRAPAVLVSIEPCALIAAAERARAGVRISPYYVDPETCTACKRCLNRLSCPAMYQDPESKKAMIDETMCNLCGVCASVCPQGAIRQKE, encoded by the coding sequence ATGAGCAAAGCAAGCACCCTACTGCAGAATGAAGTCGGAAGGCGAGTGTTGCTTCTCGCGAATGAGTCAATAGCTAGAGGTGTACTGGAGGCTGGTGTCAGACTAGTCGCATGCTACCCCGGGACCCCGAGTAGTGAGATTGGCAATACGCTATCACAAATGTCTCCTAGTCTTGAGAACTTCTACTTTGAGTTCAGCGTCAACGAGAAAGTGGCGCTGGAGGTTGCAGGGGCCGCGGCGGTATCAGGTGTTCGCTCGATGATGATTTGTAAGGGGCCTGGCCTCAATGTGGCGGCCGATCCACTGCTGAGTCTTGCATACGTGGGGGTAAGGGCTGGCATGGTCATTGTTGTTGCGGACGACCCCAGTATGTGGAGCTCGCAGAATGAGAATGACTCTCGTTACTATGCTCTGATGAGTAACACGCCGATGTTTGAGCCGTCCGATCCCGAGGAATCAAAGAGTATGTTGTTACAGGCCTACGAGATATCCGAGAGGCTTCAGCTGCCGGTTCTGCTTCGGACAACAACAAGAGTGAATCACACTCGAGCTCCTGTTGAGCTTGGCCCAATAAGAGACCGACCTGACAAGGTGGAGTTCCAGAAGGAGCCCTTCCGATTCGTCCCCATCCCTTCAGTGGCGAGAAATAGGCATCTTTGGCTTCTGGGTCAGATCAAGGTGGCGCAGGAGATTTCGGAGACCACCCCCTTGAACTTCACTGTGGGTCAGGGCAAGCTGGGAATCCTGACCAGCGGAGTAAGCTACTGCTATGTGCTTGAGTCGTTGGCCAGCATGAACCTGAACGCAGAGGTCCTGAAGCTGGGAATGACTCATCCTGTTCCGGAGAGAATGCTTGTCGAGTTTATGAGGCGTCACAGACAATTGGTGGTTGTGGAAGAGCTCGAACCCTTCCTGGAAACACACGCTCGCAGACTCGCACAACTTCATTCGGTCGACGTTGAGATACAGGGGAAAGAGCAAGGCTACTTTCCACGAACGTATGAGTACAGCCCGAGCATAGTACGCGATGGCCTAAGACGTTGTATTACTGGTGATACAGCTACAGACCTGCAGAGGACTGAGAGGACAGATACGGGCTTAAGCAGCCTTCCTCCTCGTCCTCCGCTGCTGTGTGCTGGCTGCCCACATAGAGCAACCTACTATGCAATCCGCACAGCGACCAAGGGCAAGGCTATCTACCCCAGCGATATCGGGTGCTACACACTGAGCATATCTCCACCTCTTGAGACCGCGGATCTGCTTTTCGACATGGGTTCGTCAATCACTACTGCGTGCGGCATTGCTCAGGTCACAGGTCAGGATGTGGTTGCAACCATTGGCGACAGCACCTTCTTTGCTTCTGGTCTTCCAGGTGTTGCCAATGCAGTATACAATAGCCATCCAGTCTGCATAGTTGTACTGGACAATCGAACGACTGCAATGACCGGTCACCAACCACATCCTGGTACTGGTCTTACTGGTATGCAACAGAAGGTTGAACCCTTGGACATAGCCACGGTGTGTAGGGGCCTTGGCGTGAAGAACGTTCGAACAGTTCGTCCGTTTGCTTCTCTAGCGAACCTTGTAAAGGAGGTCAGAGAGCTGGTTTCGTGGGTTCGCAATAACAGAGCCCCTGCAGTGCTTGTGTCAATCGAACCCTGCGCGCTCATTGCCGCCGCGGAACGTGCCCGCGCGGGAGTGCGCATCTCTCCATACTACGTGGACCCGGAGACATGCACTGCATGCAAGAGATGCTTGAACCGACTCTCTTGTCCAGCCATGTACCAAGACCCTGAGTCGAAGAAGGCTATGATTGACGAGACTATGTGCAACTTGTGTGGGGTCTGCGCCTCAGTATGCCCTCAGGGCGCAATCAGGCAGAAGGAGTGA
- a CDS encoding indolepyruvate oxidoreductase subunit beta, with protein sequence MTLAELLAKTAMAESHNVRVGEIHGMAQRGGHVMCTVRIGLGVRGPIIDAGTADVLVGFEPIETLRELHLLREGGHVIMNTHVVCPVAVSMGTVEYPPQDVVLSKLHARTSSVIHFDATEIAQQAGSTASLNIVMMGAIIASGVVPVRRDTALDTITSSFPSRFRSVNEAAFSSGFEMARRALST encoded by the coding sequence TTGACTCTAGCCGAGTTGCTTGCTAAAACGGCCATGGCTGAGTCACACAATGTGAGAGTCGGGGAGATTCACGGTATGGCTCAGCGCGGAGGACATGTCATGTGTACCGTCAGGATTGGGTTGGGGGTTAGAGGTCCAATCATTGATGCTGGAACTGCAGACGTCCTCGTCGGTTTCGAGCCTATTGAAACACTCAGAGAGCTGCATCTCCTTAGAGAGGGCGGTCACGTCATAATGAACACACATGTCGTATGCCCTGTCGCGGTTTCCATGGGTACAGTCGAGTATCCTCCCCAGGATGTCGTACTATCCAAGCTTCATGCTCGCACGAGTAGCGTGATTCATTTCGATGCAACTGAGATCGCACAACAAGCGGGCAGTACTGCGTCGTTGAATATCGTCATGATGGGCGCAATCATAGCTTCTGGGGTGGTACCCGTTCGAAGGGATACGGCTCTGGACACCATCACTTCCTCCTTTCCCAGCAGGTTCAGGTCAGTGAATGAGGCGGCTTTCAGTAGCGGCTTTGAAATGGCCCGCCGAGCTTTGTCAACATAG
- the hypF gene encoding carbamoyltransferase HypF produces MQVRAEISITGVVQGVGFRPFVYAIAKGLSLAGYVLNRGDAGVLIVAEGERSRIEELIRCVSTDPPSIAHIESLDVVWRDSIQGLTDFTIKPSTIERRTNATPEIPPDIAVCKDCVRELLDPSSRWHEYPFTSCAACGPRYSTIMSLPYDRPNTTMVDFPLCSTCNTGYTNPTDRRYHAQTTACGVCGPSYRLHDHRGEPVVTANLFEHVGRLIDNGQVLAVQGIGGTHLVTKTTEPEAILELRKRKKRSQRPFAIMVRDLTILKTFANPTSEEEEILVSWRRPVVLVRKREKGESDDYETMLRVSTVIPHESLEAISPGLDTIGVMLPYSPLQYMLFRYSREPALVMTSANHSGTPMHIQPETIISSLQGVSDYFLLHNRRISQRVDDSVIKMVGSKPLFIRRGRGYAPESLRLMASWKETDVIAVGAEEKITGSILKSNVLYQTQHIGDGDRVETLDFLSEALTHVKRLVGVERVSGIACDLHPEFLTTEYAERLASLEGVPLFRVQHHHAHLAALVLDHGFPADTRITCITVDGYGYGADGNAWGGEILTGGLSRFHRDGGLMEWEIPSGDLSARYPARTLLALMSRNLDNSIIGSLRGCRIAEKLTVTEETCSIIAESIKHHINVVTTTSAGRFLDAVALILGICSENSYDGECPMKLEAAARPTDIRIEREYHSTDGRTQLDTVAALTTIHDLMKRGVPRAQLAYAAQFFLGDGLAELACDIAEESGTIHIGLSGGVALNRIVTDAVVARVRSRGLQPLVHTRVAPGDPGVSVGQAAVAAMKLAV; encoded by the coding sequence TTGCAAGTCAGAGCAGAGATCTCCATCACGGGTGTTGTGCAAGGAGTCGGCTTCAGACCCTTCGTATACGCTATTGCGAAGGGTCTTTCACTCGCAGGATATGTACTGAACCGCGGCGACGCCGGAGTTCTCATTGTAGCTGAGGGAGAGCGGTCAAGGATTGAAGAACTCATTCGCTGTGTGTCGACAGACCCACCTTCCATCGCGCATATTGAGTCGCTCGACGTGGTCTGGCGGGACTCTATCCAAGGACTCACAGACTTCACCATCAAGCCCTCCACGATTGAAAGAAGGACGAATGCAACACCAGAGATACCACCAGACATAGCAGTTTGCAAGGATTGCGTGCGCGAACTCCTCGACCCAAGCTCAAGGTGGCATGAGTATCCGTTCACATCTTGTGCCGCGTGTGGACCAAGATACTCCACCATCATGTCGCTTCCATATGACAGACCAAACACCACGATGGTGGACTTTCCACTGTGTAGTACCTGTAATACGGGTTATACGAACCCAACAGACAGAAGGTACCATGCACAGACGACTGCGTGTGGTGTCTGTGGGCCATCCTACCGACTACATGACCATAGAGGGGAACCTGTCGTAACAGCCAACCTATTTGAACACGTAGGTCGCCTGATTGATAACGGGCAAGTCCTGGCTGTCCAAGGAATCGGTGGCACACATCTGGTTACCAAGACGACCGAACCTGAAGCTATTCTTGAGCTTCGCAAAAGGAAGAAGCGGTCTCAGCGTCCCTTTGCGATAATGGTCAGAGACCTGACGATCCTTAAGACGTTCGCGAATCCCACTTCAGAAGAAGAGGAGATTCTCGTTTCTTGGCGGCGACCTGTCGTGCTGGTTCGCAAGCGAGAGAAGGGCGAGTCAGATGACTATGAGACCATGTTACGCGTATCAACGGTAATACCGCACGAGTCACTTGAAGCCATATCGCCTGGACTAGACACTATAGGCGTGATGCTACCATATTCGCCATTACAGTACATGCTCTTCAGATACTCACGGGAACCAGCACTTGTAATGACAAGCGCCAATCACTCAGGAACACCCATGCACATCCAGCCAGAGACAATCATCTCCAGCTTGCAGGGCGTTTCAGACTACTTTCTTCTTCACAACCGCCGCATAAGTCAAAGAGTGGATGATTCTGTGATCAAGATGGTCGGATCGAAACCGCTCTTCATTCGGAGAGGACGTGGCTATGCACCAGAGTCGCTTCGCCTGATGGCATCTTGGAAGGAAACAGACGTCATTGCAGTGGGCGCTGAGGAGAAGATCACTGGGTCCATACTGAAGTCCAACGTCCTGTATCAGACCCAGCATATCGGAGATGGAGATAGGGTTGAAACACTTGATTTCCTCTCAGAAGCTCTCACACATGTCAAGCGTCTGGTAGGCGTGGAAAGAGTAAGCGGAATAGCCTGCGACCTTCATCCTGAGTTTCTAACCACCGAATATGCAGAGAGGTTGGCCTCCTTGGAGGGAGTGCCTTTGTTCAGAGTACAACACCACCACGCACACCTTGCAGCACTAGTATTGGACCACGGCTTTCCAGCTGATACCCGTATTACGTGTATCACCGTTGACGGGTATGGATACGGAGCCGACGGAAATGCATGGGGAGGGGAGATTCTGACAGGAGGACTCTCCCGATTCCATAGAGATGGGGGTCTCATGGAGTGGGAGATACCATCAGGAGACCTCTCTGCAAGGTATCCTGCTAGGACTCTGCTCGCATTGATGAGCAGAAACCTTGACAACAGCATCATTGGCTCACTGCGAGGCTGCCGGATTGCCGAGAAACTCACCGTGACAGAGGAGACTTGCTCCATAATAGCTGAATCCATCAAACACCACATCAATGTAGTGACCACCACAAGTGCAGGCAGGTTCCTTGATGCAGTAGCCCTCATTCTCGGGATTTGCTCCGAGAACAGCTACGACGGCGAATGCCCGATGAAACTTGAGGCGGCGGCCAGACCTACGGACATCAGGATAGAGCGCGAATACCACTCTACTGATGGACGAACTCAACTAGACACAGTCGCGGCATTGACCACAATCCATGACCTGATGAAAAGGGGTGTGCCTAGGGCCCAGCTGGCATACGCCGCCCAGTTCTTCCTGGGCGATGGATTGGCAGAGCTCGCCTGCGACATTGCAGAAGAATCTGGAACAATTCACATCGGGTTGTCAGGTGGAGTCGCCCTTAACAGGATAGTGACCGATGCAGTAGTTGCAAGGGTGCGATCTCGTGGCCTACAACCTCTTGTACATACGAGAGTTGCTCCAGGAGACCCCGGTGTATCTGTAGGCCAAGCAGCAGTGGCTGCAATGAAGCTTGCCGTTTAG
- a CDS encoding proteasome-activating nucleotidase has protein sequence MLPSTADEKKDESVEEGEEVCSQSYTRHLERRLRALETEKQILHAERSRLEKETQTLRTELEKLRQAPLITASIIEMLDDGRAVVKSSTGPNFVVHVSSSVPREKLQPGARVALNQRSFAVTQELPPSRDPMIRAMEIEEAPNVSYADIGGLREQLQEIRETVELPLLKPEVFKQVGIEPPKGVLLTGLPGTGKTLCARAVAHETKATFIRVIGSELVQKFIGEGARLVREIFMMAKEKAPAIVFIDELDAVGSQRLDVATSGDREVQRTLMQLLSELDGFEARGEVAVLGATNRPDILDPALLRPGRFDRIIEFPQPDESSRRDIFSIHTRGMNLDQDVDFGVLVSATKGRTGADIKAICTEAGMYAIRDDRVIVKQEDFRRAIQKMEGRTGERSPAGMYC, from the coding sequence ATGTTGCCGAGTACTGCTGACGAAAAGAAGGATGAATCGGTTGAGGAGGGTGAAGAAGTCTGCTCGCAGAGCTACACAAGACACCTTGAGAGAAGACTGAGGGCGCTAGAGACCGAGAAGCAGATACTGCATGCGGAAAGGAGCAGACTCGAAAAGGAAACCCAGACTCTCAGGACTGAACTCGAGAAGCTTAGGCAAGCACCCTTGATTACCGCAAGCATAATCGAGATGCTTGACGACGGTAGAGCGGTTGTCAAGAGCTCAACTGGTCCCAATTTCGTGGTGCATGTTTCCTCGTCAGTGCCAAGGGAGAAGCTGCAGCCAGGGGCGCGCGTGGCGCTGAATCAGCGGTCGTTTGCTGTGACACAGGAGCTGCCTCCTTCTCGTGACCCAATGATTAGAGCCATGGAGATTGAGGAAGCACCTAACGTTTCCTATGCGGACATAGGTGGTCTAAGGGAACAGCTTCAGGAAATCAGGGAAACTGTCGAGCTGCCGCTATTGAAGCCAGAGGTCTTCAAGCAGGTGGGAATTGAACCTCCAAAGGGAGTGCTCCTCACAGGTCTTCCCGGTACAGGAAAGACCCTATGCGCGAGGGCAGTGGCACACGAAACCAAGGCTACATTCATCCGAGTCATAGGATCTGAGCTCGTACAGAAGTTCATTGGAGAGGGAGCTAGGCTTGTGCGTGAGATTTTCATGATGGCCAAGGAGAAGGCCCCTGCCATCGTGTTCATCGACGAGCTGGATGCCGTTGGGTCTCAGAGGCTAGACGTTGCAACTTCTGGGGACCGTGAGGTTCAACGGACACTGATGCAACTGCTTAGTGAGCTAGACGGCTTTGAAGCAAGAGGAGAGGTGGCAGTACTAGGTGCGACGAACAGACCGGACATTCTCGATCCGGCCCTACTGCGCCCTGGCAGGTTCGACAGAATCATAGAGTTCCCACAGCCAGATGAGTCAAGCAGGCGTGACATATTCTCCATTCACACTAGGGGAATGAATCTTGACCAGGATGTTGACTTTGGTGTACTTGTGTCTGCTACAAAGGGCAGGACTGGAGCAGACATAAAGGCCATTTGCACCGAGGCGGGAATGTACGCCATACGCGACGACAGAGTCATTGTCAAGCAGGAGGACTTCAGAAGGGCGATTCAGAAGATGGAGGGTAGGACCGGAGAGAGAAGTCCTGCGGGCATGTACTGCTAG
- a CDS encoding Nascent polypeptide-associated complex protein encodes MVMGFRGTSPKQLARMMKRMGIEQKDLSGVREVLIRFDDKEWLIKSPQVTMIRQPGGEVFQVVGSRTERPRTSGAQEEPEKLAPQVKQIPMEDAALVAGQTGVSIEAAMEALKETGGDLAAAILRLRHS; translated from the coding sequence TTGGTCATGGGTTTTAGAGGAACATCCCCCAAGCAACTGGCCCGCATGATGAAGAGGATGGGTATCGAGCAGAAGGATCTATCGGGTGTCAGAGAGGTACTGATCCGTTTTGATGACAAGGAGTGGCTGATCAAGAGCCCTCAGGTCACAATGATAAGACAACCGGGGGGAGAGGTCTTTCAGGTGGTAGGCTCAAGAACAGAACGGCCTCGCACCAGTGGTGCTCAGGAAGAGCCCGAGAAGCTAGCTCCACAAGTGAAGCAGATTCCCATGGAAGACGCAGCTCTCGTGGCGGGACAGACGGGTGTTAGCATCGAGGCAGCGATGGAAGCACTCAAGGAAACAGGAGGCGACCTAGCAGCTGCGATACTGCGGCTGCGTCACTCCTGA
- a CDS encoding saccharopine dehydrogenase NADP-binding domain-containing protein, which produces MSRVLCLGAGLVARPYIRYLSEHGYSVVVASRTLKKAEQLIQGCGNAEAVAFDIDRDDRLLDKLTREADLVCSLLPYTYHVRAAKVAIRHRKHFCTTSYISKEMQELNSAAEDAGIVLLNECGVDPGIDHMSAMRIIHAAHRDGGKIESFTSFTGGLPAPDANNNPLGYKLSWSPRGVLLAGRNDAHFLLDGKEVVIPGSVLFDNCHLYEVPGLGVFEGYPNRDSMSYIDIYGIPETKTMLRGTFRNTGWCNTMKRVSELGLLDLTPRDLTNTTYAQMLSQLLGLKEQGLKSQVAHRLRVPITDPVITRLEWLGLFSSTRIPSEVSTPLDALCHLFEEKLQYSPGERDMIVMHHDFVIRYPNRRQRLTSTLIDYGIPHGESSMSRTVSLPVAIASRMILEGSIKLVGVQRPVMPEIYGPVLEELESLGITFTEQTSSVSAE; this is translated from the coding sequence ATGAGCAGAGTTCTTTGTCTGGGGGCAGGCCTCGTGGCTCGCCCGTACATCCGCTATCTTTCTGAACATGGATACTCTGTTGTTGTGGCCAGCCGAACACTGAAGAAGGCCGAGCAACTCATTCAGGGGTGCGGGAATGCCGAGGCAGTGGCCTTCGACATAGACCGAGATGACCGCCTCCTAGACAAACTAACACGTGAAGCAGACCTTGTGTGTTCTCTGTTGCCATATACTTATCATGTTAGGGCGGCCAAGGTGGCTATTCGTCATCGCAAGCACTTCTGTACGACATCATACATCTCCAAGGAGATGCAGGAACTCAATAGTGCTGCAGAAGATGCGGGCATAGTTCTCCTCAATGAGTGCGGTGTGGATCCCGGAATCGACCACATGAGTGCAATGAGAATAATACACGCTGCTCACCGTGATGGGGGGAAGATTGAGAGCTTCACCTCATTCACTGGTGGTCTTCCAGCTCCTGATGCTAACAACAACCCCTTGGGCTACAAGCTGTCATGGAGTCCCAGAGGCGTACTACTTGCAGGTCGAAATGACGCCCATTTCCTCTTGGATGGAAAGGAGGTTGTGATACCCGGTTCGGTTCTATTCGACAACTGCCATCTGTACGAGGTGCCAGGTCTGGGAGTATTCGAGGGCTACCCAAACCGAGATAGCATGTCGTACATCGATATCTACGGTATTCCCGAAACCAAGACAATGCTGAGGGGCACCTTCAGAAACACTGGATGGTGTAATACAATGAAGAGGGTATCTGAGCTCGGTCTACTCGACCTGACTCCGAGAGACCTCACTAACACCACCTATGCACAGATGTTATCCCAGCTGCTCGGACTGAAGGAACAGGGACTCAAGTCCCAAGTCGCACACCGTCTTCGTGTCCCTATCACTGACCCAGTGATTACTAGACTAGAATGGCTTGGCTTGTTTAGCTCAACAAGGATCCCTTCTGAAGTCAGTACACCTCTTGATGCACTCTGCCATCTCTTTGAAGAGAAGCTCCAGTACTCCCCTGGTGAGCGCGACATGATCGTCATGCATCATGACTTTGTGATCAGGTATCCCAACCGACGTCAGAGACTGACGTCCACGCTGATTGACTATGGGATACCTCACGGGGAAAGTTCCATGTCTCGTACTGTGTCTCTCCCTGTCGCCATCGCAAGCAGAATGATACTTGAAGGCAGTATCAAGCTCGTGGGAGTGCAGAGGCCTGTGATGCCCGAGATATATGGGCCCGTCCTAGAGGAGCTCGAATCCCTAGGAATCACATTCACAGAGCAAACCAGTTCTGTATCCGCAGAGTGA
- a CDS encoding CoA-binding protein, translated as MSGTSSPHELDPFFNPRRVALVGASSDYRKLGNTVLMNLLASEVEVYPITKGRPTVLGARAYGSLQELPHPVDLVIVVVAAKYCPALMREVRQAGARCAVVISGGFSEVGGEGAQLEAELVQAAKAAGVRVIGPNCVGVSNSRLFNGTFTMMPERGSVALVSQSGALGGMMIYTTRTKRIGISKFASIGNAADVSFTEILDYFSNDTRTSVVTVYIEGVDNGRELFESLRRTASRKPVVVLKGGKSEAGSRATQSHTGSMAGSTILFQSVLKQTGCVEAPTFDSLFEIAKLFDYQPLPKGRNIGIISNTGGAGVLAADAASSYGLCIPRLSYNTEQELKRLLSPLASTENPVDVVASGGRQDYKAATELLLADPRIDMLLAICAVPTFAGMTQTEHAAGTIEGARSVETDKPVVGVWLAGEVGKPGKDLLEMNRIPCYDDPSTAAMCMSKVAEYAELHGHAIRRVSE; from the coding sequence ATGTCAGGCACATCCTCTCCTCACGAACTTGACCCCTTCTTCAACCCTCGCCGAGTTGCGCTTGTCGGTGCCTCATCGGACTACAGGAAGCTGGGCAACACTGTTCTCATGAATCTGCTAGCGTCCGAGGTTGAAGTCTACCCAATCACAAAGGGGCGACCCACAGTACTAGGCGCGAGAGCGTATGGTTCACTTCAGGAATTGCCGCATCCCGTGGACCTAGTGATTGTGGTAGTCGCTGCGAAGTATTGTCCTGCTCTGATGCGGGAAGTGCGGCAGGCGGGAGCAAGGTGCGCGGTTGTGATCTCAGGGGGTTTCAGTGAAGTTGGCGGTGAGGGTGCTCAGCTGGAAGCCGAGTTGGTACAGGCTGCCAAGGCGGCAGGAGTACGTGTCATAGGCCCAAACTGTGTCGGCGTTTCAAACAGCCGCCTGTTCAATGGAACCTTCACAATGATGCCCGAACGGGGTAGCGTTGCACTGGTATCCCAGAGCGGCGCACTCGGAGGCATGATGATATACACTACAAGGACAAAGCGAATTGGGATAAGCAAGTTTGCGAGCATAGGCAATGCAGCTGATGTGTCATTCACTGAGATACTGGACTACTTCTCAAATGACACGAGGACCTCAGTTGTGACCGTCTATATCGAGGGCGTTGATAATGGTCGTGAGCTTTTCGAGTCGCTCCGAAGGACCGCCTCTCGAAAACCTGTAGTCGTACTAAAGGGCGGTAAGAGTGAGGCAGGGAGCAGAGCGACACAGTCGCATACCGGATCAATGGCTGGCTCTACCATATTATTCCAGTCTGTCCTGAAGCAGACTGGCTGCGTCGAGGCTCCGACCTTTGACTCGCTCTTCGAGATAGCGAAGCTCTTCGACTATCAGCCACTTCCCAAAGGTCGTAATATTGGTATCATTAGTAATACGGGCGGAGCTGGAGTCTTGGCAGCTGATGCGGCCTCTAGCTATGGGCTATGCATCCCGCGACTCAGCTACAATACCGAACAGGAACTCAAGCGGCTTCTGTCCCCCCTTGCGTCGACTGAGAACCCCGTTGATGTTGTGGCTAGCGGTGGGAGACAGGATTACAAGGCCGCTACGGAGCTTCTCCTCGCAGACCCTAGGATTGACATGCTTCTTGCTATCTGCGCAGTGCCAACCTTTGCTGGCATGACACAGACCGAACACGCCGCGGGAACAATCGAGGGAGCACGCAGCGTGGAAACTGACAAGCCCGTGGTTGGCGTTTGGCTTGCGGGTGAAGTTGGCAAACCCGGAAAAGACCTTCTCGAGATGAACCGAATTCCATGCTATGACGATCCCTCCACAGCCGCAATGTGTATGTCCAAAGTCGCCGAGTATGCGGAATTACACGGACATGCTATCCGCAGAGTCTCGGAGTAG
- a CDS encoding class I SAM-dependent methyltransferase family protein, which translates to MMDYSSFLRTRLSGLVPEDAKTPPGYHLVGHVALLRIDEQWMPFAEEIGRATLDYSKRIRSVAVREGPTAGVFRVPQYRVVAGSRSTETTHTEFGVHYRLDPTRITFSPGNLNERRHMARLVQKSERVVDMFACVGQFSLPIARIAGAEVTSIEINPEAYSYLLEGIRLNGLQRRVHPILGDCRDEHPVGEADRVLLGYLHKTEDYLPHALSTLRETGGWIHLHRAIHPSELSSFKSEVIRRCEDHGFTCTLQVRHIKTYSMGVVHIVLDIAVSR; encoded by the coding sequence ATGATGGACTATTCATCGTTCCTCAGGACGAGACTAAGCGGCCTGGTACCTGAGGATGCCAAGACTCCACCCGGGTATCATCTCGTAGGACATGTTGCCCTACTACGCATTGATGAGCAGTGGATGCCATTCGCGGAGGAGATAGGCAGGGCGACTCTCGACTACAGCAAGAGGATACGGTCCGTCGCTGTGAGAGAGGGACCCACAGCTGGGGTGTTCCGAGTGCCGCAGTACAGGGTGGTGGCTGGTTCAAGAAGCACAGAAACGACACACACGGAGTTCGGGGTGCACTATCGACTTGACCCAACACGAATTACCTTCTCGCCGGGTAACCTGAACGAGAGAAGGCACATGGCACGTTTGGTTCAGAAATCTGAGCGTGTAGTAGACATGTTCGCATGCGTCGGGCAATTCTCGCTTCCTATCGCACGAATTGCAGGCGCGGAGGTAACATCAATCGAAATCAACCCGGAGGCGTACTCCTATCTACTAGAGGGCATCCGACTCAACGGACTGCAACGCCGCGTCCATCCGATACTTGGGGACTGCAGAGACGAGCATCCGGTGGGAGAGGCGGACCGAGTCCTGCTAGGCTACTTACACAAGACCGAGGACTATCTCCCTCACGCACTCTCGACTCTGAGGGAAACAGGTGGGTGGATTCATCTGCATCGTGCGATTCATCCAAGTGAACTGAGCAGTTTCAAGTCTGAAGTCATTCGGAGATGCGAGGATCACGGATTCACCTGCACCTTACAGGTAAGGCATATCAAGACGTACTCGATGGGAGTCGTACATATCGTCCTTGACATTGCTGTTTCACGTTGA